One stretch of Mycolicibacterium fallax DNA includes these proteins:
- a CDS encoding non-ribosomal peptide synthetase: MTAAIEDVIALSPLQHGLYSMTTLAGPETGGRPDPYVIAMAAEVTGDLDVALLRDCAATMLARHPNLRASFFRGDLSRTVAVVPAGVEVPWTQHRAADDAEAARLEAAERARPFDLAQGPAIRFLLIEVGPSWRLTVLAHHIIIDGWSLPLFVGELITLYRNGGDPAALPQAPRPYRDYIGWLAARDQDASRALWRRHLAGITEPTLLTPALTDTEPRPGLPGRAEIRLDAAATTALSEAARGRRVTLNTVIQLAWATVLSVYTDRSDVVFGMTVSGRPDVLGGVETMVGLFVNTVPLRIRLDPARTAGEQCLALQHTAATLRDHSYLAHNELRALAGVGELFDTLLVYENFPPGALGTGAEFHANGATFRPAALESLSHFPVTIAAHVTDGELTVLVETLDGALGPVEPRELGERIIGTAEALLAGWDRPLREIGALTPAETAATAAAAAVPAAAPGNDGGIYSRFAAVAAAQPDATALSYDGGQLSYRQLDRAVLALAATLADRGAAPEAPVAINLSRGPDYVIAMLAILAAGAMIVPLEPSMPADRVADILAQAGAELVIDEHGPAPRPAAEYRPAAVHPEHAAYAVFTSGTTGKPKGVIGTHRAVLGYARDHAERVLRPAAARAGRPLRIAHAWSFTFDAAWQPLAGLLDGHSVHIVGDDAQRDAERLVALIDRHRIDLIDTTPSMFAQLHNVGLLDEVGLRVLALGGEAVGMAGWAAIGEVCRRTGMAAFNCYGPTETTVEAVVADIAAHPAPTIGRPTAGTGMQILDSWLRPVPDGAAGELYLSGQQLTRGYLGRPAETATRYVADPANPGARMYRTGDVVRRCADGTLHYLGRRDEQVKIRGYRVEPGEVAAALLTHPVVRTAHVAVRSYRSGPRLIGYVGTGGAELPVAELRGLLTARLPRYLIPHRIVVLDELPLTGNGKVDDRALAGSDGPDDAPAAVPETPTETVLAGVVAELLEVSAVDVAADLLALGLDSIVALSVVQAARRRGVPLRARLMLECSSIRELAAAIDAEADRAEPPTGPDTAAGTGPIPVLPSLHWLYRHGDPRRLAQTEAIRLPAGVTGARLTAMLAAVVDGHEVLRCRLDRDAMTLVPDAAGPTLTETLVSGDLRTAVLAQTDAAVQALDPERGRLLHAAWLHAPDDPGVLVLTGHVLALDPASWRILIGELDAHWHTLAGGHPIAAVPEQTGYRRWSALLHERARTLDSAEFWAAQLDGPDPALGRRRLRPDHDRAADLRIALSISGTELTAGLLAHRRAVPDLLAAAAARMVTAWRVRRGEPTPTPLLALETHGRADAVVDPGGRTDTAETLGLLSAIHPLRVSPQTGPPEIPGDGIDFGLLRYLRADTGRRLGEYREPQLMLNYLGRTEIGSGGAATQDRSLLNGASLLPESNLAVYHELTVIAAIMLDPAGTEAPVLATQWRWLPDIFDDRDIDVLQSLWQEALGEVVS; encoded by the coding sequence GTGACCGCGGCCATCGAAGACGTCATCGCGCTCAGCCCGCTGCAGCACGGGCTGTATTCGATGACCACCCTGGCCGGCCCGGAGACCGGCGGCCGGCCCGACCCGTACGTCATCGCGATGGCCGCCGAGGTCACCGGCGACCTGGACGTCGCGCTGCTGCGGGACTGCGCGGCGACAATGCTGGCCCGCCACCCCAACCTGCGGGCCAGCTTCTTCCGCGGCGACCTGAGCCGCACCGTGGCGGTGGTGCCGGCCGGCGTCGAGGTCCCGTGGACGCAACACCGGGCGGCCGACGACGCCGAGGCGGCCCGGCTGGAGGCCGCCGAACGCGCCCGGCCGTTCGACCTGGCGCAGGGCCCGGCGATCCGGTTCCTGCTCATCGAGGTGGGCCCGAGCTGGCGGCTGACGGTCCTGGCCCACCACATCATCATCGACGGCTGGTCGCTGCCGCTGTTCGTCGGCGAGCTGATCACGCTGTACCGCAACGGCGGCGACCCGGCGGCGTTGCCGCAGGCCCCGCGGCCCTACCGCGACTACATCGGCTGGCTGGCGGCCCGCGACCAGGACGCCAGCCGGGCGCTGTGGCGCAGGCACCTGGCCGGCATCACCGAGCCGACCCTGCTCACCCCGGCGCTGACCGACACCGAACCGCGGCCCGGGCTGCCCGGCCGCGCCGAGATCCGGCTCGACGCCGCGGCCACCACCGCGCTGTCCGAGGCGGCCCGCGGCCGCCGGGTCACGCTGAACACCGTGATCCAACTCGCCTGGGCCACCGTGCTTTCGGTGTACACCGACCGCAGCGACGTGGTGTTCGGGATGACCGTGTCCGGGCGCCCCGACGTGCTCGGCGGGGTGGAGACCATGGTGGGGCTGTTCGTCAACACTGTCCCGCTGCGGATCCGGCTGGACCCGGCCCGGACGGCGGGGGAGCAGTGCCTGGCACTGCAGCACACCGCCGCCACCCTGCGCGACCACAGCTACCTGGCGCACAACGAGCTGCGCGCACTGGCCGGCGTCGGGGAACTCTTCGACACCCTGCTGGTCTACGAGAACTTCCCGCCCGGCGCCCTGGGCACCGGCGCCGAATTCCACGCCAACGGCGCCACCTTCCGGCCGGCCGCCCTGGAGAGCCTGTCGCACTTCCCGGTCACCATCGCCGCGCACGTCACCGACGGCGAGCTGACCGTGCTGGTGGAAACCCTCGACGGCGCACTGGGTCCGGTCGAGCCGCGGGAGCTGGGCGAGCGGATCATCGGCACCGCCGAGGCACTGCTCGCCGGCTGGGACCGGCCGCTGCGCGAGATCGGCGCGTTGACCCCGGCCGAGACCGCCGCGACGGCGGCCGCCGCCGCGGTGCCCGCCGCGGCGCCGGGCAACGATGGCGGGATCTACTCGCGGTTCGCCGCCGTCGCCGCCGCGCAGCCGGACGCCACCGCGCTGAGCTATGACGGCGGGCAGCTGAGCTACCGGCAGCTGGACCGCGCGGTGCTGGCGCTGGCGGCCACCCTGGCCGATCGCGGCGCGGCGCCCGAGGCGCCGGTGGCGATCAACCTGAGCCGCGGCCCGGACTACGTCATCGCCATGCTGGCCATCCTGGCCGCCGGGGCGATGATCGTGCCGCTGGAACCGTCGATGCCCGCCGACCGGGTCGCCGACATCCTGGCGCAGGCCGGCGCCGAGCTGGTCATCGACGAGCACGGGCCGGCGCCGCGGCCGGCCGCCGAGTACCGGCCTGCCGCGGTGCACCCGGAGCACGCCGCCTACGCCGTCTTCACCTCCGGCACCACCGGAAAACCCAAGGGCGTCATCGGCACCCACCGGGCGGTACTCGGCTACGCGCGCGACCACGCCGAGCGGGTGCTGCGCCCGGCCGCGGCGCGGGCCGGCCGGCCGCTGCGGATCGCGCACGCCTGGTCGTTCACCTTCGACGCGGCCTGGCAGCCGCTGGCCGGCCTGCTCGACGGGCACAGCGTGCACATCGTCGGCGACGACGCGCAGCGCGACGCGGAGCGGCTCGTCGCGCTGATCGACCGGCACCGGATCGACCTGATCGACACCACCCCGTCGATGTTCGCCCAGCTGCACAACGTCGGGCTGCTCGACGAGGTCGGGCTGCGGGTGCTGGCGCTGGGCGGCGAGGCGGTCGGCATGGCCGGCTGGGCGGCGATCGGCGAGGTTTGCCGGCGCACCGGGATGGCGGCCTTCAACTGCTACGGGCCCACCGAAACCACCGTCGAGGCGGTCGTCGCCGACATCGCCGCGCACCCCGCGCCCACCATCGGCCGGCCCACCGCGGGCACCGGCATGCAGATCCTGGACTCCTGGCTGCGCCCGGTGCCCGACGGGGCGGCCGGCGAACTGTATCTGTCCGGTCAGCAGCTGACCCGCGGCTACCTGGGCCGGCCCGCCGAGACCGCCACCCGCTATGTCGCCGACCCGGCCAACCCGGGCGCCCGGATGTACCGCACCGGGGATGTGGTGCGCCGCTGCGCCGACGGCACCCTGCACTACCTGGGCCGGCGCGACGAGCAGGTCAAGATTCGCGGCTACCGCGTCGAACCGGGCGAGGTGGCCGCGGCCCTGCTGACCCATCCGGTGGTGCGGACCGCGCACGTGGCGGTGCGGAGCTACCGCAGCGGGCCCCGGCTGATCGGCTACGTGGGCACCGGCGGCGCCGAACTGCCGGTCGCCGAGCTGCGCGGCCTGCTCACCGCCCGGCTGCCGCGCTACCTGATTCCGCACCGCATCGTGGTGCTCGACGAACTGCCGCTGACCGGCAACGGCAAGGTCGACGACCGGGCGCTGGCGGGCTCCGACGGCCCCGACGACGCGCCCGCCGCGGTCCCGGAGACCCCGACCGAGACGGTGCTGGCCGGGGTGGTCGCCGAGCTGCTGGAGGTCAGCGCCGTCGATGTGGCCGCCGACCTGCTGGCGCTGGGGCTGGACAGCATCGTCGCGCTGTCGGTGGTGCAGGCCGCCCGCCGCCGCGGGGTGCCGCTGCGGGCCCGGCTGATGCTGGAGTGCTCCTCGATCCGCGAGCTCGCGGCCGCGATCGACGCCGAGGCCGACCGGGCCGAGCCGCCCACCGGGCCCGACACCGCGGCCGGGACCGGCCCGATCCCGGTGCTGCCGAGCCTGCACTGGCTCTACCGGCACGGCGACCCGCGCCGGCTCGCGCAGACCGAGGCCATCCGGCTGCCGGCCGGGGTCACCGGTGCGCGGCTGACCGCGATGCTCGCCGCCGTGGTCGACGGGCACGAGGTGCTGCGCTGCCGGCTCGACCGCGACGCGATGACCCTGGTCCCCGACGCCGCGGGCCCGACGCTGACCGAGACGCTGGTCAGCGGGGATCTACGCACCGCGGTGCTGGCCCAGACCGACGCGGCCGTGCAGGCGCTGGATCCCGAGCGGGGCCGGCTGCTGCACGCGGCTTGGCTGCACGCCCCCGACGATCCCGGCGTGCTGGTGCTGACCGGCCACGTGCTGGCGCTGGACCCGGCGTCCTGGCGGATCCTGATCGGCGAACTCGACGCGCACTGGCACACCCTGGCCGGCGGACACCCGATCGCCGCGGTGCCCGAGCAGACCGGCTACCGGCGCTGGTCGGCGCTGCTGCACGAGCGTGCCCGCACCCTGGACAGCGCCGAGTTCTGGGCGGCCCAGCTGGACGGGCCGGACCCGGCGCTGGGCCGGCGTCGGCTGCGCCCGGACCACGACCGGGCCGCCGACCTGCGGATCGCGCTGTCGATCAGCGGCACCGAGCTGACCGCCGGGTTGCTGGCGCACCGGCGGGCGGTGCCCGACCTGCTGGCGGCCGCCGCAGCGCGGATGGTGACGGCCTGGCGGGTGCGCCGCGGCGAGCCGACACCGACGCCGCTGCTGGCCCTGGAGACCCACGGCCGCGCGGACGCCGTCGTCGACCCCGGCGGCCGGACCGACACCGCGGAGACTCTCGGGCTGCTCAGCGCCATCCATCCGCTGCGGGTGTCCCCGCAGACCGGACCACCGGAAATTCCCGGGGATGGCATCGATTTCGGACTGCTGCGCTACCTGCGCGCCGACACCGGCCGGCGGCTCGGTGAATACCGGGAGCCGCAGCTGATGCTGAACTACCTGGGCCGCACCGAGATCGGCTCCGGCGGTGCCGCCACCCAGGATCGCAGCCTGCTCAACGGCGCCTCGCTGCTGCCCGAGAGCAACCTCGCGGTGTACCACGAACTGACCGTCATCGCCGCGATCATGCTGGACCCGGCCGGCACCGAGGCGCCCGTGCTGGCAACCCAATGGCGTTGGCTGCCAGATATTTTCGACGATCGTGACATCGACGTCCTGCAATCGCTGTGGCAGGAAGCGCTCGGAGAGGTGGTCTCATGA
- a CDS encoding non-ribosomal peptide synthetase encodes MTETSLDHDRLALLRRRLGERGLTAPAAAPATAPPDRLSDGALRMWFTQAADPSGALLNICVSYRLTGTLDPARLHQAVDAVAHRHPVLRTTYHPDPGGEPRPRIEADLRPGWAVHDLTELSEQARQLRLEVLAQREFATPFDLAADAPLRLTLVRTGPADHLLLLVAHHIAWDDGSWRVFFADLTRAYCGEELTPAPHRAAAPADPDTTAADLAYWRSVLADPPEPLELPGANGSAVPTGWRCARTATRLAPATAQRVAALARETGATPYMVLLAMFGALIHRVSHAEDFLIVAPVLNRGADADDAIGYHGNTVAMRLRPTATMTFRDLLTQTRDTAAGAFAHQRINLDRVVRELNPDRRHGAERLTRLSFGFRELDDGGFCPPGVRSRRAELRGNLTQLPLGLMIEFDRAGVLVEAEHLLEVLEPALAAQLLEHFAVLVDGALAAPDTPLSRLPLLDETGAAWLRRQSLGEPFQTEPQTLGGLIEAQVQRTPDAVAMVYEGRSYSYREVNAAANRVAHRLIGAGIGAEDRVAVLLDKSPELIITALGVVKAGAVYLPVDPGYPADRLSFILADCDAKLVITEPLGELDGERTDNPTDTDRVRPLGPANTAYLIYTSGTTGQPKGVPVPHRPIAEYFVWFKGEYQVDAADRMLQVASPSFDISIAEVFGMLACGARIIVHKPGGLNDIGYLTDLLRDEGVTAMHFVPSLLALFLSLPGVSQWRSLRRVPIGGEPLPGEVADKFHATFDALLHNFYGPTETIVNASRYRVEGKQGTRIVPIGKPKINTAMYLLDDALQPVPVGVIGEIYIGGTHLAHGYHRRPGLTAERFVADPHVAGARMYRSGDLARRNADGDIEFVGRADEQVKIRGFRIELGDVAAAISVDPSVGQAVVLVRDLPQLGRSLVGYLTPVAGAPVESVQVDRIRTRVAAALPEYMVPAGYLVLEQVPITAHGKIDRAALPDPHIPAATAYRDPATGTEHRVAELFGELLGRDRIGADDSFFDLGGHSLLATKLVACVRTSCDVEIGVRDVFEYPTVAELAGHIDALAAGTAGPPRPPLVAVPRGGPMPLSSAQLRTWFSYRVDGPSTLNNIPFAARLTGPVDLDALRRAVGDVVDRHEILRTSYREIDGVPHQVVHPAAGAAVRVADGSGADWVAEQLAAERAHVFDLENQWPLRAAILRADDEHVLALTLHHIAGDHWSAGVLFTDLLVAYRARCAGAAPNWAPLPVQYADYGRWQGELFEAAAGVLDPQRDYWIAQLADLPEEAGLAPDFPRPPVLDTAGDSITFNIGAGVRARLAALATDLGVTEFMVLQAAVAVALHKAGAGLDVPIGSPVAGRTAPELDQLIGFFINILVLRNDLSGNPTVREILRRTREMALDAYQHQDLPFDQVVDAVSPVRSLSRNPLFGVVVHLRDALPADRVIDPGSGPGVAPTRFTALEPDFDAAHADLQLSFFAGDDGYRCHAIYRCELYRPDTIARFADWLTRVLAAFAANPAVRLSDIDVLTDAEREQILTFGAGAGGGYVLDELLNPVPVRVAGELYCAGALFAQARLPRPADTAARLVANPVPGAPGSRLYRTGWRARWDADGQLEILGPAGPAAASAPAAPRRAEPPSTDTERALAGLLAEVLDVAGVARHDDFFALGGDSILAVQLASRARDAGLALTARMVFEHPVLVELAAAVDARAAAPGAADPDGDTHHEPMAASGLSEDELASLTASWGGTP; translated from the coding sequence GTGACTGAAACCTCCCTGGACCACGACCGGCTCGCCCTGCTGCGCCGCCGGCTCGGCGAACGCGGGCTCACCGCGCCGGCCGCCGCCCCGGCGACCGCGCCGCCGGACCGGCTCAGCGACGGCGCACTGCGGATGTGGTTCACCCAGGCCGCCGACCCCAGCGGCGCCCTGCTGAACATCTGCGTCTCCTACCGGCTGACCGGCACCCTCGACCCGGCCCGGCTGCACCAGGCCGTCGACGCCGTCGCCCACCGCCACCCGGTGCTGCGCACCACCTACCACCCGGACCCCGGCGGTGAACCGCGCCCGCGGATCGAGGCGGACCTGCGCCCCGGCTGGGCGGTCCACGACCTCACCGAACTCTCCGAGCAGGCCCGGCAACTCCGGCTGGAGGTGCTGGCCCAACGCGAATTCGCCACCCCCTTCGATCTGGCCGCCGACGCCCCGCTGCGGCTGACCCTGGTCCGCACCGGCCCGGCCGACCACCTGCTGCTGCTCGTCGCGCACCACATCGCCTGGGACGACGGCAGCTGGCGGGTGTTCTTCGCCGACCTCACCCGGGCCTACTGCGGCGAGGAACTGACCCCCGCCCCGCACCGGGCGGCCGCCCCCGCCGACCCCGACACCACCGCGGCGGACCTGGCCTATTGGCGATCGGTGCTGGCCGACCCGCCCGAACCGCTGGAACTGCCGGGCGCCAACGGCTCGGCCGTCCCGACCGGCTGGCGCTGCGCCCGCACCGCGACCCGGCTGGCACCGGCCACCGCGCAGCGGGTCGCCGCGCTGGCCCGGGAGACCGGCGCCACCCCGTACATGGTGCTGCTGGCCATGTTCGGCGCGCTGATCCACCGGGTCAGCCACGCCGAGGACTTCCTGATCGTCGCGCCGGTGCTCAACCGCGGCGCCGACGCCGACGACGCCATCGGCTATCACGGCAACACCGTCGCGATGCGGCTGCGGCCCACCGCCACGATGACCTTCCGCGACCTGCTCACGCAGACCCGCGACACCGCGGCGGGGGCCTTCGCCCACCAGCGGATCAACCTCGACCGGGTGGTACGCGAGCTCAACCCCGACCGCAGGCACGGCGCCGAACGGCTGACCCGGCTCAGCTTCGGGTTCCGCGAGCTCGACGACGGCGGATTCTGCCCGCCCGGGGTGCGCAGCAGGCGCGCCGAACTGCGCGGGAACCTCACCCAGCTGCCGCTGGGCCTGATGATCGAATTCGACCGCGCCGGCGTGCTGGTCGAGGCCGAACACCTCCTGGAGGTGCTCGAACCCGCGCTGGCCGCACAGCTGCTCGAGCACTTCGCGGTGCTGGTCGACGGGGCGCTGGCCGCCCCGGACACCCCGCTGTCCCGGCTGCCGCTGCTCGACGAGACCGGCGCGGCGTGGCTGCGCCGGCAGTCCCTCGGCGAGCCGTTCCAGACCGAGCCGCAGACCCTCGGCGGGCTGATCGAGGCGCAGGTGCAGCGCACCCCGGACGCGGTGGCGATGGTCTACGAGGGCCGCAGCTACAGCTACCGGGAGGTCAACGCGGCCGCCAACCGGGTCGCGCACCGGTTGATCGGCGCCGGCATCGGGGCCGAGGACCGGGTCGCGGTGCTGCTGGACAAATCCCCCGAACTGATCATCACCGCGCTCGGGGTGGTCAAGGCCGGTGCGGTCTACCTCCCGGTGGACCCCGGCTACCCGGCGGACCGGTTGTCGTTCATCCTGGCCGACTGCGACGCCAAACTCGTCATCACCGAACCGCTGGGCGAGCTGGACGGCGAACGCACCGACAACCCGACCGACACCGACCGGGTCCGCCCGCTGGGCCCGGCGAACACCGCCTACCTGATCTACACCTCCGGCACCACCGGCCAACCCAAGGGCGTGCCGGTACCGCACCGGCCGATCGCCGAATACTTCGTCTGGTTCAAGGGCGAATACCAGGTCGACGCCGCCGACCGGATGCTGCAGGTCGCCTCGCCGAGCTTCGACATCTCCATCGCCGAGGTGTTCGGCATGCTGGCCTGCGGCGCCCGGATCATCGTGCACAAGCCCGGCGGTCTCAACGACATCGGCTACCTGACCGATCTGCTGCGCGACGAGGGCGTCACCGCAATGCATTTCGTGCCGTCACTGCTCGCGCTGTTCCTGTCGCTGCCCGGCGTCAGCCAGTGGCGCAGCCTGCGCCGGGTCCCGATCGGTGGGGAGCCGCTGCCCGGCGAGGTGGCCGACAAGTTCCACGCCACCTTCGACGCGCTGCTGCACAACTTCTACGGCCCCACCGAAACCATCGTCAACGCCAGCCGCTACCGGGTCGAGGGCAAACAGGGCACCCGGATCGTGCCGATCGGCAAGCCGAAGATCAACACCGCCATGTACCTGCTCGACGACGCGCTGCAACCGGTTCCGGTCGGGGTGATCGGCGAAATCTACATCGGCGGAACACATCTGGCCCACGGCTACCACCGCAGGCCCGGGTTGACCGCGGAACGCTTCGTCGCCGACCCGCATGTCGCGGGGGCCCGGATGTACCGGTCCGGTGACCTGGCCCGGCGCAACGCCGACGGCGACATCGAGTTCGTCGGCCGCGCCGACGAGCAGGTCAAGATCCGCGGCTTCCGCATCGAACTCGGCGACGTCGCCGCGGCGATCTCGGTGGACCCCAGCGTCGGCCAGGCCGTGGTGCTGGTGCGCGACCTGCCGCAGCTGGGCCGCAGCCTGGTCGGCTACCTCACCCCGGTCGCCGGAGCGCCGGTGGAGTCGGTGCAGGTCGACCGGATCCGCACCCGGGTGGCCGCCGCGCTGCCGGAGTACATGGTGCCCGCCGGCTACCTGGTGCTCGAGCAGGTGCCGATCACCGCGCACGGCAAGATCGACCGCGCCGCGCTGCCCGACCCGCACATCCCCGCGGCCACCGCCTACCGGGATCCGGCAACCGGCACCGAACACCGGGTCGCCGAACTGTTCGGCGAGCTGCTCGGCCGCGACCGGATCGGCGCCGACGACTCCTTCTTCGATCTTGGCGGCCACTCGCTGCTGGCCACCAAACTCGTTGCCTGCGTGCGCACGTCCTGCGACGTGGAGATCGGGGTGCGGGACGTTTTCGAGTACCCCACGGTGGCCGAACTCGCCGGGCACATCGACGCGCTGGCCGCGGGCACCGCGGGCCCGCCCCGGCCTCCGCTGGTCGCGGTCCCGCGCGGCGGCCCGATGCCGCTGTCCTCGGCGCAGCTGCGGACCTGGTTCAGCTACCGGGTCGACGGCCCCTCCACGCTCAACAACATCCCGTTCGCCGCCCGGCTGACCGGGCCGGTCGACCTCGACGCGCTGCGCCGGGCCGTCGGGGACGTGGTGGACCGGCACGAGATCCTGCGCACCAGCTACCGGGAGATCGACGGCGTGCCCCACCAGGTCGTGCACCCGGCGGCCGGCGCGGCGGTCCGGGTCGCCGACGGCAGCGGCGCGGACTGGGTTGCCGAGCAGCTGGCGGCCGAACGCGCCCACGTCTTCGACCTGGAGAACCAGTGGCCGCTGCGGGCGGCGATCCTGCGGGCCGACGATGAGCACGTGCTGGCCCTGACCCTGCATCACATCGCCGGTGACCACTGGTCGGCCGGCGTGCTGTTCACCGACCTGCTGGTCGCCTACCGCGCCCGCTGCGCCGGGGCGGCGCCGAACTGGGCGCCGCTGCCGGTGCAGTACGCCGACTACGGCCGCTGGCAGGGCGAGCTGTTCGAGGCCGCCGCCGGTGTGCTGGACCCGCAGCGCGACTATTGGATCGCGCAGCTGGCCGATCTGCCGGAGGAGGCCGGGCTCGCCCCGGACTTCCCGCGACCACCGGTGCTCGACACCGCGGGCGATTCGATCACCTTCAACATCGGCGCCGGCGTCCGGGCCAGGCTGGCCGCACTGGCCACCGACCTCGGTGTCACCGAGTTCATGGTGCTGCAGGCCGCGGTCGCGGTGGCGCTGCACAAGGCCGGCGCCGGCCTCGACGTCCCGATCGGCAGCCCGGTCGCCGGGCGCACCGCCCCCGAACTGGACCAGCTGATCGGCTTCTTCATCAACATCCTGGTGCTGCGCAACGACCTGAGCGGCAACCCGACGGTGCGCGAAATCCTGCGCCGCACCAGGGAAATGGCGTTGGACGCCTACCAGCATCAGGACCTGCCGTTCGACCAGGTCGTCGACGCGGTCAGCCCGGTCCGGTCACTGTCGCGCAACCCGCTGTTCGGTGTCGTGGTGCACCTGCGCGACGCGCTGCCGGCGGACCGGGTGATCGATCCCGGCTCGGGGCCCGGGGTGGCCCCGACCAGGTTCACCGCGCTGGAGCCCGACTTCGACGCCGCGCACGCCGACCTGCAGCTGAGCTTCTTCGCCGGCGACGACGGCTACCGCTGCCACGCCATCTACCGCTGCGAGCTGTACCGGCCGGACACCATTGCGCGGTTTGCCGACTGGCTGACCCGGGTGCTCGCGGCGTTCGCCGCGAACCCCGCCGTCCGGCTGTCCGACATCGACGTGCTGACCGACGCCGAACGCGAACAGATCCTGACGTTCGGCGCCGGGGCGGGCGGCGGCTACGTCCTGGACGAACTGCTCAACCCGGTCCCGGTGCGGGTGGCCGGCGAACTCTATTGCGCGGGTGCATTGTTCGCGCAGGCCCGGCTGCCCCGGCCCGCCGACACCGCCGCCCGGCTGGTCGCCAACCCGGTCCCCGGTGCGCCCGGTTCCCGGCTGTACCGCACCGGATGGCGGGCCCGCTGGGACGCCGACGGGCAGTTGGAGATCCTCGGCCCCGCCGGCCCCGCGGCGGCGAGCGCACCGGCTGCACCCCGGCGGGCCGAACCGCCGAGCACCGACACCGAGCGGGCGCTGGCCGGCCTGCTCGCCGAGGTGCTCGACGTCGCCGGCGTCGCACGCCACGACGACTTCTTCGCCCTCGGCGGGGACAGCATCCTGGCCGTCCAGCTGGCCTCGCGGGCCCGCGACGCCGGGCTGGCGCTCACGGCGCGGATGGTCTTCGAGCACCCGGTACTGGTTGAGCTGGCCGCCGCCGTCGACGCGCGGGCCGCGGCGCCCGGGGCAGCCGACCCCGACGGGGACACCCACCACGAACCGATGGCCGCCTCCGGGCTGTCCGAGGACGAGCTGGCCTCGCTCACCGCGTCCTGGGGCGGCACGCCGTGA